Genomic segment of bacterium:
CACTCCGCGATCGAATCCGGTGGCAGCGCGATGTGCGCAACCTCGGGCTCCCATTCTTCGGCGATCGCCAGCTGGGTCGCCGCGAACACGGTGACCGTTATCAGGAGAAGACTGAAACGCATTCCGTGCATGGTTCCGAATTCAGCCCAGTCCCAAGCGCCGCGCGATGATGACCTTCATGATCTCGTTCGTGCCGGCGTAGATGCTCTGCACGGCGGCGTCCTGGTAGTCGCCCGAGATCGGGTACTCCTGCATGAAGCCATAGCCGCCGAAGAGTTGCAGGCATTCTGCGGCGACCTTCTTCTGGAGGTCGCTGCACCACCACTTGGCCATGCTCACTTCCGAAACGATTTCGTCACCGCGAACGTGGGCGACGAGCAGGCGATCGATGAAGGCCTGACCGATCTCGAGCTCCGTGGCCAGCTCGGCCAGCTTGAACTGGGTATTCTGGAATTGGCCGATGGGATGACCGAACGCCTCGCGCTCCTTCACGTAGGCGAGTGTGTCGTCGAGCGAACGACGTACGCTGGCAATCGAACCCACACCGATGCAGAGGCGTTCTTGCTGGAGCTTCTGCATCAAGAGCTTGAAGCCCTGGCCCTCCTGGCCGAGCAGGTTCTCGGCGGGGACGCGACAATCCTTGAAGAAGAGTTCGCTCGTGTCCTGGCCTTTGAGCCCGATCTTGGCGAGGTTGCGGCCGCGTTCGAAGCCTTCCGACTTGGCCTCGACCAGCAGCAGGCTGATACCGTCGTGGCGTTTGGATGGATCGGTCTTCGCCACGACGATCACCAGATCGCAGTTCTGGCCGTTCGAGATGAAGGTCTTGGCACCGTTCAGGACGTAGGCATCTCCATCGCGGATCGCCTTGGTCTGCACATTCGCCAGGTCCGAGCCGGTACCCGGCTCGGTCATCGCGATCGCGACCAGGCACTCGCCCGCGATGGCTGGCGTGAGATAGCGCTGCTTCTGTTCCTCGGTCCCGAATGTGGTCAGATAGGGAAGGCAGATATCGGTATGCAGGGAGGCTTGCAGCGCGTGGGCCCGCGCATAGGCCAGTTCTTCCATGATGATCGCGTCGAACAGGAAATCGCCGCCCGCGCCGCCGTAGGCCTCGGACTGGTTCGCTCCGAGGTAGCCCTCTTCGCCCATCCGCTTCCAAATCGCGCGCGGTGTCTTGCCCGCTTCGTTCCAATCGCTGATATGAGGCTCTACCTCTTCCTGAACGAAGCGCTTGAACTGCTCGCGAAAGAGCTCGTGTTCCTCGCCGAAGATGTCTCGTCGCATGGGTTTCCTCTCAGGGTAGGATTCGGGCGATGGCAGGATCGGCCAGGAGCGCCGGGCGCACGATCTCTGTCCACGCAGCGTAGCCGGTCGCGTTCAGATGCAGGCCGTCGATGCGGAAGAAGTCGTCCCGCGGTGTTCCGTCGGGACCGAGCGTTGCTGGGCCGATGTCGATCACGCCCAGGAGTGGGTCGCTGGCCGCGAAGAGAGCGACCTGCTGATTGGCACGCTCCATCTCGGGCCAGCGATCCCAACGCAGCCTCGAAGGTTTGATCGTCAGGTAGTAGATCCTGGTCTCGGGCAGTATGGCGTGAACGCGCCGCACCAGTTCCTGGAAATCCGTCAGCACGGTCTCTGCGGTCTTTCCGGTGCGCGGCGCAAGGTCGTTGTCGCCGGCATACACCACGACCGCCACGGGCCGGTAGGGATGGATGATCCGCTCGGCGTAGTGCACGACGTGACTCATCTGGGAGCCGCCGAAGCCGCGATTCAACACCGGGATCGGTGCCATGTCTTCCGCCAGGCTGGACCAGAGCCGCACGCTGGAGCTGCCGGTGAAGAGCACGACCGGATGGGCGGGCGCTGACGCCTGGTCTTCGGCCTCGAAGGCGGCGATGGCATCCTCGAAGAAGGTGGGATCCTGGCTGCGCCAGCCATACCAGCGGAGGAGACCGTAGAGGCACGCAGCCACGAGCACGACGGCGGCAAGCACTATGAGCAGAAGCCGTTTCATGAGGGTTCTCCGCAGAAGCGGCGATGATAGGCAAGGACGCGCGTCATCCACGCTTCTCTCCGCGCGGGATCTCGTAGGCGATGCTCTTCTTCCATTGGAAGCTCCGGAAAGGCGTCCTTGAGCACGGCGGCGAACAGGCCCCGACCCTTCGGACTCGGAACACCCTCCCCTTCAGGCGGGCCTTCGCCGGGCCAGACAGGAACCGCCACGAGGCCACAGCTCGGCGAGCCCCGCTTCAGGATGAAGCCGCTGAGCGAGAGCCGTGCGAGCTCCCGCACCCGACCCGCTGCGAATGCGCGCATCGCCTGACTGTGATCGCGGCCGGACGTTTCCGCAACCAGCCGCGGAGCTCCGCCGGGGACAGTATCCACGAGCCGAATCGGTTCCCGCGGAACCCCCAGGCCCAACTCCATCTCCGGACATACGGGAATCAGTTTGGCTCGGGCACCGAGGCCATCGACGAGGAAATCCTCTCGCTTGTGGCCACCGTCCCAACGCACCGTCTCGCCGAGAAGGCAGCTCGACACACCGATCCTGGGCGGTTGGTCACCCGATGCTCGCGTGGCGGATCCTGAACAGGCCAAGGGTTCGGGATTCCTACGCTCTACTCCGAGGTCGGAACGCCTTTGCGGACATCCCCATCCAGGCTGACCTCGAAGTGGGCGCTCGCCTTGCGGCCCAGGCCGGGTGTCGAGGAAACCGTGAACATCGTCACGCGAAGAATGGGCGCGCCGGCGGCCTCGACCCGATCGACCCGGGCAAATCCCAGACTCTCTGCTCCGAACAGTCGCTCCCGGCTGGAAGGATTCACCACGCGCGTATCCGACCCCGCCCCGCTGATCACGTGAAGTGCGGCGTCATCCTTCCCGTCACCAGCAAGCACCTGGAGGTTGTGCTCGTGGCCACCCAGGAACAGGTGCACGGGAACACCGGTCTGGTTGATGGCCGATCGTACACGCCGGGCGTATTTCGGATCGTGACCATTGCCCGGATCGGCAATCGGATGATGCGCAGCGAGGATCCGGAACGGCCCCTTCGAACGACGTAGTGCGCGGACCAGCCCCCCCTCGTTCTCCCCTCGCACCAGAGGCATGGACTGGAAGGGAATCAGGCTGACACCTCCCGGAAGCTCATGGAGATCCACCTGGTCCGGCATCCGCCAGCTCTCGATGTAGGTGGGAACGACTTCCTTCTGGAGCATCGGGCTCTCGCGCTCGCCGTAGTCATGATTTCCGAGAACCGCATAGAGCGGAATCGGGTGACGGCGGGCCACGGCGACATCACAATTCTCCTCGAGGCTTCCTCGCCCGCGGGAGGTGAACGTGAGGAACCGGCAATAGGGTGCGACGACGTTCGCTCGCATCCGGTCCTTCAGCTCGTCTTCTTCGACGCCATCCGGGTAGAAGTTGTCACCCAGCAACACCAGACCGTGGACCTCCGCGCTCTCGTCCTCGGCGACCAACGCTCGCGCCACCTGATACTGGGGCCGCAGCACCGCCAGGGGCCCGCCAACCGGCTGCCCCGTGTCGCCGAGCACGAGCAGGGAAAGGGGACCCGGCGCCGGGGCGGCAACGCGAGGCCGGTAGGCCAGTAGAGAGGCCACGACGATCGCGCCGAGGACCAGAAAGAAAATGATTCTTTTCACGTGGGGATGGTATCGAAGCGGAATGAAGACCCTGTGAGAGGAGCAGAAGCCGTCTCGACTCGAAACCAGGATAGACTGCTGGCATGAATGATCTCTCCGATGGCCGGGTGGGCATGATCCCCTACCGGTCGAGCAACCCCTTCGAGTTCAGCCACATCCTTCGCGGCCTGGGCGATGCGTCTCCCCAGCGTGTCTTCGGGTGGCTGCTCTGGCCCGAGCACGCCCAGACGCCCGCTCCGGCCATCGTGGCCTGCCACGGCTCGATGGGTTGGCGTGGCCACCATCACGAGCACATGGTGCGCGCCCTCGAGCAGGGGATCGCTGTTTTTCGTGTGCACAGCTTCGAGGCGCGGCAGGTCCAGAGCATCGTCGAAGACCAGATGGCCGTGACCGCCGCGATGTTGCTCGTGGATGCCTACGGCGCCCTGGAGAAGCTCGCCTCCCACCCGGAGATCGATCCGACGCGGATCGGCGTGACCGGCTGGAGCCTGGGTGGAACCGTCGCCTTGTACGCTGCCCACGAGTCTCTGCGCGAGGCCCTCGTCGGCGTGGATGGCCCCCGATTCGCGGCCCATCTCCCCCTCTACCCTGCGGCCCACGTCCGCCCGGAAGAGAAACGCTGGAGCCCGTCGCCGATCCGCGTGCTCCACGGGGCAGCAGACGACTACACACCCGTCCGTTTCGTCGAAGAACTCGCTGAGGATGTTCGCAGCGGCGGCGGTCATATCGACATCCGAAGCTATGC
This window contains:
- a CDS encoding acyl-CoA dehydrogenase, with protein sequence MRRDIFGEEHELFREQFKRFVQEEVEPHISDWNEAGKTPRAIWKRMGEEGYLGANQSEAYGGAGGDFLFDAIIMEELAYARAHALQASLHTDICLPYLTTFGTEEQKQRYLTPAIAGECLVAIAMTEPGTGSDLANVQTKAIRDGDAYVLNGAKTFISNGQNCDLVIVVAKTDPSKRHDGISLLLVEAKSEGFERGRNLAKIGLKGQDTSELFFKDCRVPAENLLGQEGQGFKLLMQKLQQERLCIGVGSIASVRRSLDDTLAYVKEREAFGHPIGQFQNTQFKLAELATELEIGQAFIDRLLVAHVRGDEIVSEVSMAKWWCSDLQKKVAAECLQLFGGYGFMQEYPISGDYQDAAVQSIYAGTNEIMKVIIARRLGLG
- a CDS encoding DUF523 domain-containing protein; amino-acid sequence: MACSGSATRASGDQPPRIGVSSCLLGETVRWDGGHKREDFLVDGLGARAKLIPVCPEMELGLGVPREPIRLVDTVPGGAPRLVAETSGRDHSQAMRAFAAGRVRELARLSLSGFILKRGSPSCGLVAVPVWPGEGPPEGEGVPSPKGRGLFAAVLKDAFPELPMEEEHRLRDPARREAWMTRVLAYHRRFCGEPS
- a CDS encoding alpha/beta hydrolase fold domain-containing protein, whose product is MNDLSDGRVGMIPYRSSNPFEFSHILRGLGDASPQRVFGWLLWPEHAQTPAPAIVACHGSMGWRGHHHEHMVRALEQGIAVFRVHSFEARQVQSIVEDQMAVTAAMLLVDAYGALEKLASHPEIDPTRIGVTGWSLGGTVALYAAHESLREALVGVDGPRFAAHLPLYPAAHVRPEEKRWSPSPIRVLHGAADDYTPVRFVEELAEDVRSGGGHIDIRSYAEAHHSFDSVEPLTWLPDAVRLGRKSLTLAEDGDMYFTSSDGIRHSVAEPEERRGSFEKANIRGAHVGGNWDARRQGFADADGFWKEHLLS